A segment of the Frankineae bacterium MT45 genome:
CCTGCCAAGTCCCGTGTGCGTCCTGCCGTCAGCCCTAGGATCGGGACCATGCCCACGGCGCCGGAGACTCGACGCACCCCACCGCTGGTCAGAGCGAGCGTCGAGGCTGCGGCCTTCGCCTGCGAGATCGCGATGCTCATCACGCTCGCGGTCGCCGGTTCCGGGCTCGGTCAGGCACTCTAGGTACACGTGCTGCTGGCGATTGCGCTGCCGGTGCTGGCCACCGGCGTCTGGGGCATCTGGATGGCGCCGACCTCGCGCCGACGCCTGGCCGATCCGGCCCGCCTCAGCGCCCAGTGTGCCCTCTTCGTGATCACCGGCGCCCTGGTCGCCGCCGCCGGTCATGGGCTCTGGGGTGCGATCTTCGCTCCCGTCGCCATCGCGGTCTTTGCGACCAGCCGCATCACCGGTGGAGTCACCGGCGGCCCGAAGGCTGAATGACTCTGGCTTGCCGCCCCGAAAAAACGGAGCGGCAAGCCCGGCCGGATGTACTAGCTGCGCCCCAACGCGCGGTACGTCCAGCCCTCCTCGCGCCACAGGTCACGGTCGAGCGCGTTGCGCCCGTCCACGATGTTGCGGTTGCGAGCGGTAGCGGAGAGCACCGACGGGTGCATCTCGGTGAACTCCTTCCACTCGGTCAGCAGCAGCACGACGTCGGCGTCCTCGGTGGCGGCGACGGCCGACGGCGAGTAGGCCAGCGTCGGGAACGCGCGACGCGCATTCTCCATCGCCTGTGGGTCATAGACACGAACCGCGGCCCCGGCGCGCTGAACCGCCAGCGCGACGTCCAGGGCCGGCGAGTCACGGATGTCGTCGCTGTCGGGCTTGAACGCGGCACCGAGAACGGCAACCCGGGTACCGGCCAGCGTCCCGTCGCAGAGCTCACGAGCCAGGTCGACCATGCGGGCGCGACGGCGGACGTTGATGCTGTCCACCTCCTTGAGGAAGGTGAGGGCCTCCGATGCACCGAGTTCACCCGCACGGGCCATGAAAGCCCGGATGTCCTTGGGCAGGCAGCCGCCGCCGAATCCGAGGCCGGCGTTGAGGAAGCGACGACCGATCCGCTCGTCGTGACCGATCGCGTCGGCCAGCTGAGTGACGTCGGCCCCGACGACCTCGCAGATCTCAGCCATCGCGTTGATGAAGGAGATCTTGGTGGCGAGGAAGGAGTTCGCGGCAACCTTCACCAGTTCGGCCGTGGCGAAGCCGGTCACCACAACCGGTGTGCCGGTGTCGAGGATGGTGGCGTAGACATCGCGGATCGTCTTCTCAGCGCGCTCGGACTCGACGCCCAGCACGACGCGGTCCGGACGCAGCGTGTCCTCGACGGCGTACCCCTCGCGCAGGAACTCCGGGTTCCAGACCAGGTCGCAGCCGACGGTGGCCACCTTCTCGGCGATCGTCGCCGCAGTGCCGACGGGCACCGTCGACTTTCCGACCACCAGGCTGCCGGCCCGCAGAACGGGCAGCAGCGACTCCACCGCACCGAAGACGTAGGCCATGTCGGCGGCGTATTCGCCCTTCTTCTGCGGCGTCCCGACACAGATGAAGTGGACGTCGCCGAACTCCCCGATCTCCTCGAAGGAGGTGGTGAAGCGCAGCCGGCCGGTGGCCAGCGTCTTGGTCAGGAGCTCCGGTAGCCCTGGCTCGTAGAAGGGAACCTCGCCCGAGTTGAGGCGGGCGACCTTCGTCTCGTCGATGTCGATGCCGAGGACGTTGTGGCCGAGTTCGGCCATGGCGGCCGCGTGCGTCGCGCCCAGGTAACCGGTTCCAATGACTGTGATGTTCATGCGTATGTCTTTCCTTTTACTGGTGATTCAACTGATGGATTGAGATTGCGAGCTTGACTACAGGCCGTCCGGGGCGACTCCGGTCAGGAAGCGGGAGTCACTGACCGCGGTCTGGAACGCGGTCTGGGCCTGGGTCGAGGATGTGAAGCGCCAGTCGTTCTTCGTCGGCACCCCGTTGATGAGCGACGTTCCGACATTGTTGAACCAGCTGAAGCCGATGATGCGCGGATCGGCCAGGAAACCGGCCAGTGCATTGGCGGTCCACGTGGCCTTCAGCGCCGCGACGTCGAGGCCGGTGGAGAGGTCAGTCTCGATCGCCCCAGTTTCGGCAACAAAGATCGGCTTGGTCGTCAACGCCTCCAGAGCCGTGATCGTCTTGCCAAAGGTGGCGGCGTAGGTCGGGCCGGTGGCGACGACACGCAGGTAGATCGAGGCACCCACCCAGTCGACGTAGCCATCGCCCGGGTAGTCCTCGGCCAGGTCCGTCTGCCCGACGCCGTTACCGGTGGTGGCGTGCGGCTTGAGGGTGTCGATGCGGGTCGGCGCCCAGAGCCAGATCACGTCGGAGTTCGCGCCAACCGACTGGAAGAGGTTCCAGATGTGCTGCCAGGCGGCGACGTAGAGGGCCGGGGTGTTCTTGTACATGCCAGCCGACCACGGGTAGCTGTTGCCGTTCATTTCGTGATCGAAGCGGAGCACCACCGGAAGGTTGGTGCGCACCACATCGCCCGCGAACTTGTACAGATACGGGTCAACCGATCCACTCACGATCTTCGACAGCGTGTACTCGCTCGAGTCATGTCCGCTGCTCGCGTTCATGGCGACCGACATCCACGTGATGATCGGAAGTGCTCCGCGCGACCAGGCCGTCGTCACGGCATCGCTCTGGTAGTCGGAGTCGAAGCCGGAGAACCAGCTCACCGAGCTCGGCGCCTTCACCGCGGCGGTGCTGATCGAGTCGAAGAGCGAGGTATCACGGGGCAGGCCGTTGGCGAACACCCCGTAATACTTGGCGGTTGGTGCAACCAGTGCGGCCTTGGCAGCGGCGGTCGGCTTCACCGGGACGTAGGCGTCGACCGGGGTCGAAGCCGGACGGGACGGGTCGACCGGGAGGTTGTTGCAGGCAATGCCGTCACCGTTGTTCGGCCCGATGGCGCCATCCAGCGCGCCGGGGTCGGAGAGGTTCGCCAGGTAGGCCGCCTGCGCATCCTGCTGCCACTTGAAGTTGTTGCAGTGCTTGATCTGCGTGGTGGCGGTTCGGGAGGCGGAGGGAGTTGCGCTGGCTGAGGCGCCTCCGTCGGTGTGCAGCACAGCGTCGGTGACGGTCGGGGCTGCGGTGGCGAAGGACGTCCCGGGTGAGGTGATGCTGCCAAGCGTCGGGCTCCCGGTCGCCGGCGAGGTGGTCGGGGTGGCCGGGTGGGTGGCGCTCGGCTTCGAGCCGGTTCCCTTCCACTTCGCCATCGCGGCCGCCTTGGCCGCCGCTTCGCGGGCGGCCTTGGCCGCCGGGTCCTCGACGGGTGAGGTGGCCGAAGCGCTCACCGGGGAAGGGCTCTTGTGGGCCGCTGGCGAGAGGTAGATCGCCGTCGCAACGGCGCAGAGCGACAGTGCGATGACGGTCCCGACCATGCGGTGTGACGAGGTGAAGCTCAGTTTCTTAAACGGGGAGGACATCGTAAATAACTCCTGCAAGTAGGGCGGTTGCTGCGATCAGATAGGGGATTAGGGCGCGGGGGTCGCCGTCGATGGATTGATGGGATGGGGGTGGTGTGGGTCGTGGGGCGGTGGCTGGATCCGGACGAGCCGGCGCCAGCAGCGCACCGACCGAGGTCACCTGGGAGGCGTTGATCCGGTTCGGGTTGGCCACCGAAGTCGGGCGGCCGGTGTCGGCCGGACCACCAGGGTGTCCCGTCGCCGAGGGCTCGTGCAGAGCGATCTCGAGCTCCTGAATCGCGGCCAGATCAGCCGGCGTCTCCTCCGAGGATCCGGTGTAGGCGTCGGCCCGGGTGCCCCAGCCGCCGACGTGACCGCAGCGGAAGAAGCCGTAGATCCGGATCGGCATCAGCACCACGGTGCTGAAGAGGATGTACAGCGGCATCCAGAGCAGGTCACTCGGCACCTCGCCGATGTGGCGCAGCTGGCGCAGGCACATCGCCAGCGTGGAGGTGAGCACCGTGAGCAGGATGATGCCGACGATCGGGTGCCCGGCGCCGTGCAGCATGCCGTCGTAGAGGTTGTCGCCCTGGTGATTCACGGTGCGAATCGCCCAGGCGATCGCCGAGCTGAGCCACAGGAACGGCATCGCGATATCGCTGACGAAGAAGAAGGCCAGCAGTGGCGCGTGTCCGAGCATCCAGGGGAGCATCCGCAGCGTGTTGTACTGGCTGCCCCGAGCCCAGCGGTACTGCTGCTTCACCAGCTTCTTGAGTTTCAGCGGCGCATCCGTGTAGACGAGGCTCGTCGACTGGTACACCGTGCGGAAGCCCTGCTTCAGGGTGAGGTTGGTGAGGGTGCGGTCGTCGGAGACCTCCAGGAAAACGCCCAGGAATCTCTGGTGCATGAAGTCGTGCATGACCCGCTCGAGGATTGAGCGCCGGAACGCGATGGTGCGCCCCGGCAGGCAGCCGACCGAACCGATCACGCTCTGCGCCGGCATCGAGTAGAGCGCGCGGCTGTTCTCCAACCAGTCGGCCCAGCGGGTCAGGAAGCTGCGCCGCGGGTCGAGGATGCGCTGACGGGTGGTGACGCCGCCGATGCCTGGGTCGGCGAACGGCTTGATCAACTCGTCGTGAGTTCCCTCGGTCCAAACCGTGTCGCTGTCGACCAGCATCACGATCTCACCGACGCAGCGCTCGACACCGACCATGACGGCGTTGCGCTTGCCGGCGATCGGCGTCCAGGTCCACTCGACGGCGCGCCCGAACTCCTCGCAGACGTTCTGCAGGTTCTCGTTGCGGGGACCGTTGATGACGACCAGGATCTGGTCGGGCTTCTGGGCGACGATCCGCTCCAGGACCTCACGGAAGAGGTCGAGCGGTTCGTCGACAACCGGGATGACGACGCTGGTCGTCGTCTCGTGCGGCTCAACCCACGGGTGGTACCGGCGGGAGAGAACCACCTTGATAACCCAGATGATCCAGGTCAGCATCACGAAGATGGAGAAGAGGTACAGCCTGGAGTGAGTCTCGAGACTGTGCCGTATTTGGAGCAGGCCAATGAACATGGCAGATCAGCGATCCTATCGGGGGTAGGAAGGTTAGTGGTGAAGAGTCTGGGGTTTGAGGAAGCACTCGCTCGTCGGCGAGCCGGCGTTACTTTCGGCTGGCGACCGTCAGCAGGGGGGCGACCATCGGAGTCAGCCACTGGCTGAAACTCGCGCTGAGGTGGGTCGTGTTGCGATAGGTGAGGTAGTTGCCGACGACGGCCGGGCACTTGCCGTCGGAGCAGACCCAGCTCTGGGGATCGACGACGGCGAAGCCCGCCTTCTGAATCGTGGGCTGCATCGCGGCGTGCCGGGACGGGTAGGTGTATGCCGCCTTCACTGCGAAATTGCAGGACTTGACGTTCGACAGGTGCTGGGCCACGCAGCCGGGCATGTCGTAGTTGGGCACCGGAACGTCGTTGAGGAAGTTCACCTTTGCTCCGGGGACCGACGCCTTCAACTGGTCGAGGGTCTTGACGGTGGCGTTGGCGAAGTCGCTGGGGGAGACCTTGCTGCTGACCACGTTCTCCGACTGGCTCATGAAGATCTGATCCGGCTTGAGCGCGGCGATCCGCTTGAGCGTGGCCGCACGCCAGGTGTCGCACTCGGTGTAGGCCCGGTTGAGGGTGGGCGCGTAGACCGACAGCTGGGCCGGTGGGCAGGCCGCCTTCGTCCAGTTGATGATCTTCCAGCCCGAGTGGGCACCGGCGTTGGCGAACGCGGGGAGCCACTGCTCCATGTGCGAATCGCCGAAGAGGACGGCGACGTGGGTTCCGGCCGGGTCGCCGAAGACGCAGGCGCCCTGGGTCACGACGAGGAAGTCCGCGTGGCAGCCGTTGCGTGACGATGGCGGGGTGTCGGCCGCGGCCTGCGCCGGCTGCGGGGTGAGGTTGCTCGGTGCGTTGGTCGTCGCCAACCCAGCGACCACGGCCGCCTTCATCTGCGCCGTCACCTGCGGGCTGGCCGAGTCGGCCTGGACGATGGTTACCGCGGCCCCGGTCCCGGTGAGCTGCGGGAGGAAGTTGAGCACGATGCCACCACAGAGGGCGATCGTCGCAGAGATCGCCAATCCGCTGACGAACCAACGCGCATTGCTCAGCGGCAGCAGGCGGGCCGGGTTCTCGATGAGGAAGAACGAGGCGACGGCCATGGCGAGGGAGGCCAGCACCACGATGAGACGCTGCTCGGCGGTGAGGTTGTGCCCCAGCACCGCAGGCGCGAGCATCAGCATCGGCCAGTGCCAGAGGTACCAGGAGTAGGAGACCTTGCCGAAGCACTGCATCAACGGTTCGGCGAGAATCCGCTCAGCGCGCCGGCGACGCCCGCAGCCGGCGGCGATGAGCACCGCCGTTCCGACGACGGGGAGCGCCGCGGCTGAACCCGGGTAGGGCGTCGCGTCGCTGTAGACGAAGGCCGACGCGATGACCGCGATGAGACCGGACCAGGCCGCCAATTCCCCTATCTTTGCGGGGATTCTGGCCAGCTGGGTAGCGCTGACGGCCACCAGGGCACCGAGCGCGAGCTCCCAGGCCCGGGTGTGTAGCGAGAAGTAGGCCCAGGGTGCGTTGCTGCGGGTCACCGTCACCGAGAAGTGGAAGGAGATGGCGGTGATGGCGAGTAGCGCGACCGTCAACAATGCGCCCTTGAAGCGGCGGCCGATCAGCGTGACCGCCACGATCAGGATCGGCCAGAAGATGTAGAACTGCTCCTCGACCGCGAGCGACCAGAAGTGCTGCAGCGGGGAGGGTGCGTCGGTCTGGTGCAGGTACTGGGTGCCCGAGACGGCGAGACGGTAGTTCATACCGTAAAACGTTGTGTAAATCGCGTCTGTGGCGATGGAGCGAACTTGAAGCGCGGGGGCCCAGAAGCGGGCCACGAGCAGCGTGGCCAGCACGACCGCGGCGCTGGCCGGGAGGAGGCGCTTGATCCGGCGAATGTAGAAGTCCGGCAGCGACCGGAGGCCACGAGCGCCCACGGCCGTCACCAGCTGGCGGGTGATGAGGAAGCCCGAGATCACGAAGAATACGTCGACGCCGACGAAGCCGCCGCGAATGCCGAAGAGGTGCGCGTGGTACAGCACTACCGAGAGGACGGCGAGCGCTCGAATGCCTTCAATATCAGGGCGAAACTTGCGTACTGGGGTCTGCGGCTTCGATGCGATCGGTGGCGCGGGTACGAACGGCGAAGGCCGTTCAAGTATCTGGGTCACTGGGCTGTTCCTTGACGTGCGGGGTGTGCTGGCGTCGATATTCGACCGGCCGCCGACCCGCTACATCGGAAGGCGCCGCCAGGTAATGCAACCCCGATTCGCGCGCCCCACGCGAAGCTCGTTCATGAAGTTCGTTCATGCCCGAGCGGCAAACATACGGGTTCCCGGCTCGATCTGGCTAGTTTTTGTGTTCGTCTGACGACCCCGTGTGAGTGGAATCGCTATGACAATCTGGGTGTTATTCGGACAATATCCCGGATAGTTGCGTGGCAAATTAGCGGTGATTTAACGTCGTCTGGCCGGCCTTACTGCGGAGTAGCCGAGTTTGAGGCTCGTCATGGGCGCGGACGCCCGTACCCTGAGCACTCCCGGCCGCACTCAAGGCCGTCACGAGGAGCAAAGTCTTTTGTTTTCAGAACGAAACTCGGCCGCCAACCGCCGAGGCCGGATCACCCTTATGGCTGGCGTGGTCATGCTGGCCCTCCTCTGCGGGCTCGTCGTCGCCCTCCTCACCACTGGCGGCCAGCCCGAGTCGGCGCCGAAACGGCCGGACGCTCCGGCCAGCCGAAGTGGCGGAGCGTCAGTAGGGACCGGGACGCCGACCGGCTGCGCCAACGGCTGCGGGGTCTGGTGGGGCGAGGCGCTGGACTCGTCAGACACCGGCCTCCAGGCCGCGGTCTCGACGGCCGAGTCGACCACCGGACGGCGTCTGGACATCGTGCACACCTACCACCGCTGGTATGACAACTTCCCGACTACGAGCGAGAAGGAACTGGCGGCCAGTGGTCACGCGCTGATGCTCAACTGGGAGCCGGTGAACCGGACGAACGCCGCGCTCTCGTGGCGGGAGATCGCCGACGGGAAGTACGACGCGCAGGTCGATGCGCTAGCCGGACGGCTGAAGAGCCTGGGGAGTCTCGTCTACCTGTCGTTCTCCCACGAACCCGAGAAGCGTTTCGCCGCGCACGGTACGGCGGCGGACTTTGCCGCCGCTTTCCGGCACATTCACGACCGCATGGAGCAGGACGGCGCGCGGAACATCAAGTGGGTCTGGAACGTCATGGGCCTCTCCGATCCGGTCTGGCTCAATCGCTACCGGCAACTCTGGCCCGGTGAGGCCTACGTCGATTGGATCGCCTGGGATCCCTACAACTGGGGCAGTTGCCGGGGTGAGGAGTGGCAGACTTTCCAGCAGATCGCCGAGCCCTTCTACGACTGGCTGATGTCGCATGGCTTCGCCGGCAAGCCGTTCATGCTGGCGGAGTACGGGTCGGTAGAACAGCCCGGTAATCCAAGGGGAAAGTCCGGCTGGCTCGGTGGCGTGGACGACGCCTTGGCGAAGCTGCCGAACCTTCAGGGCCTGCTGTACTTCGACTACCCGGCCCCCCCGGCGAACTGTGACTGGCAGATCTCGACCTCGCCGCAGTCGGTCGCCGCCTTCAGCCGGCTGGCGCAGAGCTCACCCTTCGCCGTCACCTCGCGACTCTCGGCCGCGGCGGTCCACTGAGCGGCGCCTCAGCTCTGAACCCCAATGAAATTAGCTGGTTCGGCGACGGGACGACCAGACGGCGAGCGTTCCCAGTCCGAGCAGCATGAGCGCCAGCAGCAACTGGGCCAGTACCGGGTCGCCAGTCGCGGCCAGGCTGCCACCCGAGTCGCCGGTCGAGGCCGCGTCCACTGCGGCTCCCGAGACCGGAGCCCGGTCGTCGGCTGATGCATCGGGACTTCCGGGTCCGCTCACCGTGGCCGTGTTCAGCACAGACGGGATCGCCGCATCGCCGATCCTCACCGTCAGCAGGATGGTCGACGTGGCCCCGACGGCCAGCGGGCCAGCGTGCTTGCACGTCACCTTGCTACCCGCCACCGAGCAGACCCAGCCGGCGCCGGTCGCCGACACGTAGGTGAGGCCGGCCGGCAGCGGGTCGGTCAGGACGATCGGACCGGGCTCCGCTGTCGGGCCGTTGTTGGAGACGACGAGCTGGTACGTGCCGGTCGAGCCGGAGACAAAGTCGTTGGTGTGCCGCTTAGTCAGCCCCAGGTCGGCGTCAGGCTCGACGATGAGCGTGTCGTCGTCCCGGGCCGAGCCGGGCACGTCCCGGTCGATGGATGAGACCGTCGCGATGTTGGTCGTCTGCTGGTAGGCCGCGGCACCGACGGTCGTCGTGATGGTCAGCGGCGGGGCGTCCGCACCACTCGGCAGTATCCCGGCCAGCGTGCAGACGACGTTGTTCCGCGGGCCGATGCAGGTCCAGCCGGTACCCACTCCCGAGACGTACGTGAGGCCGGCCGGCAGCGGGTCGGTCACCACGATCTCGTCGGCATCCGACGGGCCGTTGTTGTGCACCTGGATCAGGAAGTCCATCGGTTCGCCGACAACACCCTTTCCGGAGTGGGACTTGTCGATGGTCAGGCCGGCCACTCGGTGCACGTCGATGGTGCCGGTCCCGGTGGCGTGGCTGGGTGCGCCGTTGGCGTCCGGGGTGGGTGACGAGACGTCGGCGACGTTCTGGACCGTGCCGGCCGGTGACGAGGCGTCGAGGCGGACGAGCAAGACCAGTGACGGCGCGGTCGCCCCGACGGCGAGCCCCGACGCGAGGGTGCAGGTGACGTCCTGTCGATCGGTCGGTGTCGCCGGCGCCGGGCCCGGGGTGCAGGTCCAGCCACTGAGGTTGGCCACATAGGACTCGTAGGCCGGCAGGGTGTCGGTGATGGTGAGCGGACCGGCAGCGTCGCTCGGACCGTTGTTCTTGGCGCTAAACGTCCAGCGGAACGTGGTGCCCGCGACCGGCGAGGCCGTGCTCGGTGTCTTGGTCAGGGCGAGGTTGGCCTGGGCCACCACCGGCACCGGCACCGGGGGCGGGTTCACGATAGTGCCCGGTGAAACGGTATTCACCGTGGCCGTGTTCACCAGGACAGTGGTGCTGCCAGGCGGATCGAAGGGTGTGGACGGGTCGACCTGTGCCACGAGCGTGATCGGGGCGACCACCGGCCCCGGCGGGTTGGCCGCCAGCACGGCGCGGGTGCAGATCACGTTCTGTCCGCGAGCCAGGCAGGCCCAGCCGGCCCCGGTGGCGGAGACGTAGCTGAGGTGGTCGGGGAGTACGTCGGTGACGACGACGACCCGGGCATCGCTCGGCCCGGCGTTGCTGGCCTGCAGCGTGAACGTGACGTCCGTCCCGGCCAGCACCGGCGTCGGGGTGTCGAGGGTCTTCGTCAATGAAACATTGGTATCCACGACGATGGTGGTCGGATCGTCGTCGGAGTTGTTGCTCAGGTCGGTGTCGTCGGTGTCGCTGCGAACGCTGGCTGTGTTGACGATCGTCCCCGAGCCGTTGGCATGATCAACGATGACGTTGACGGTGATGTCAGGGGCCGTCGCCCCGGCGGCCAGGCCGGCCGCGAGCGTGCAGGTGACCACTTTGGTCACCGCGCCGTAGCTGCAGACCCATCCGGCGCCGGTGGCCGGATTGGCCGAATCGTACGTCATTCCTGAGGGAATCGGGTCGCTCACGGTCACGGTCCCCGGGATTGTGGAGGGACCGTTGTTGGTGACGGTGAGCAGGTAGCTGAAGGGCGCGCCGGCGGTTGCACTGCCGGTGTGGTGCTTGTCGATCGCCAGGTCGGCCTCGCGGGTGATGTCGGTGTTGTCGTCATCGGCGTTGTTGGTCGGGTTGGAGTCCGGCGTCGTTCCGCTGACGGTGGCCAGGTTGATGATCGGCAGCACGGCCGCGGCGTACACGTGCACGTTGAGGGTCACCGAGCTGGTGGCATGGGCGGCCAGTGGCGCGCTGTGCAGGCAGGTGACGCGCTGCCCGGCGGCCGAGCACGTCCAGTCCGCATTCCCCGAGGGCAGGAAGGTGAGCCCCGCCGGCAGCAGGTCGGTGATGGTCGCATCGGCGGCGTCCGACGGTCCGAAGTTGGCGACGGTGAGTGTGTAGCTCTGGTCGGTCCCGTCGACGAAGGTGCCGTTGTGGCTCTTCTGGATCGTCAGGTCATCGAGCGGGCTCACCGGCGTCGTCACCGTCGCAGTGTCGTTGGCCGGGTTCGGGTCCGTGGTGGTGGTGGAGCTGATGCGTGCGGTGTTGGTGACCGCCGCCGTCTGGTTGGCCGGAATACCGACGGTGACCGAGATGCCCCGCGTCGAGATCCCGACCGGCAGGCTCGTCGGGTGGGTGCAGGTGAGCGTCGCCCCGACCGTGCCCGGGGTGATCGGGTCGCAGTTCCAGCCGATCCCGGTGGCGGATACGAAGGTCGACCCGGCCGGAAGGGTGTCGGTGATGACGAAGGGTCCGGCCGACTGCGAAGGCCCGAGGTTCGTCACCGCGATGTTGTACGTGGCGGGCGTGCCGGGGACTATCCCGCTCCCGCTCAGCGTCTTGCTGATCGCCAGGTCGGCCGACGCGGTGACGGTGGTGGTGGCCACGTCCGTGTTGTTCACCAATTGCGGGTCGTAGGTGCGGTTGGTGACGGTGGCCGAGTTGGTGAACTCGGTGCCGTCAGCGACACTGGCCGCAACGTGGTAGCCGACGGTGATGGGCGGGAAGCTCGCCCCGACGGCCAGTGTCTCTGACGGGTCGGTGCGGACGCAGCCGGCCGGCGGGGTGGCGCTGCAGGTCCAGCCGGTGCCAGTCGCGGTGACGGCACTGACGCCGGCCGGCGGCGGCGAGTCGAAGGGGTCGGTGACCGTGAACGGCCCGACGGCGGTGTCCGGCCCCACGTTCTTCACGACGAGCGTCCAGCTGCCCGACTGGCCGGCCACCGGGTTCGGGCCGGCGGTCTTGGTCATCGTCACATCGGCCGAGGCGATGTGCGCCACCGCGTTCACGGACGGGCCACCGTAGGAGCCGCTCTTGTTTCCAGTGGCCCCGGTCGCGTCCTGGGCCCCGGGCGTTGCCTGGTTGACGTCATTGACGCTGAGTCCGATGCCGGGGTTGGTCACCACGTCGTCACCAGGGATGGCGGCGTAGTTGATGGTGAGCGAGCCTCCCGGGGCCAGCGTCCCGAGGTCGCTCCAGGTGAGCGTCTGCGGGTCGCCGCTGAGCGCCGGCTCGACTGGAGTGGCCGCGCCGCCGTTGACCGAGACCCGGGCGCTGTCGTTGTCGTAGGTCCAGTTCGGCGGCAGGAGGTCGGCGGCGGTCACGTGATAAGCCGTTCCGCCTCCATTGTTGGTGATGGTGACCTGCCAGTTGAAGGGCTCACCGAGGTAGGCCAGCGTGCCGCCGGGGGTCGTCTTCGTCGCCACAACGTGCGGGAAAGTCGGGGTGATGCTTGCGGTCGCCGGGGTCGTCGCCGGGTAGACGCGCCCCCCGGTCGGGAGCGATGCGTAACTGGTGACGGTCGCCGAGTTCACCTGCGCGGCAGTAGTCAGGGTGGCCGACGGGGCGAGGACGGCGCTGTAGGTGAAGGCGGTCGAGGCGCCGGGGGCGAGCGGGCCAGGGACGGTCCAGGTGATGTTCCCACCGGCTCCAGCGGTGGTCCCGCTGAGGACCCCGCCACCGGAGATGGTCGCCGGGGTCACCACCACCCCGGCCGGGATGGTGTCGACAACCTTGACGTTGTAGGCGTCACTGACGAAGGTGCCGGTGGCGTTGCGGGCAGTCACCGAGTAGTCGACGCTCTGGCGCGGCTCGACGGTCGTGTCGCTCACCGTCTTGCTGATCGCCATGCTCGGCTCGATGACGGTGACCGGCGCGCTGGCCACGTGCGGCTGCTGGTCAAAGGTCGCTCCCGCGTCGGTCGGTGGCGCCTTTGCCGTGTTATTCCAGGCGATTCCTGCCGTGTTCTGCAGGGAGGCACCGGCCTTCGCGGCGGC
Coding sequences within it:
- a CDS encoding conserved repeat domain-containing protein, which produces MPTTRSRRSRLKRWISGGTVSAIAALGLLAMPQTAAAAAAPITLSKSGPGTVVEGDTATYTFTATNPSAGAGGVNQFNLSFTDVLVPGTTYVGGSTTPAQEGDPTISTDPATGAQTLTWVNLFDLAPAGSVSFSFSVNVDNTVWPVDSTFTDTGTAYASSDPRVIPSFTNGAVTPDPAVTASAPSTAATTVSAIEVTKNEPSPEGKLLRGVHDHPTVYTLQVTNSKRATSDNVAVTDYLPASLEFLGCGGVDNSTTGPEYLGSGSLAATPVVPTDCPTPASVETVSAPAGYPPGVYTKVTWNVGVLAANQVLTIRYAAGIPLQQNTTDFTGTTPTPTSLGQTANLDNNNGPSTRQNGTAVGLTNYVNVTGDYDGTVAPGGTPAIDITRSHTVTANDLRVIKSVQPTQFVSGGLATYTLQIDASEYANSSIVVTDTMPNGLCPLDTTKNYVTGAPADCNPGSVAPSVPYQSVTQNADGTFTVVFDPIAVNHNGTTTITYQARMRSVFTGGAVAGQPTVAGDAFTNTVSETAITTPIPATPESGQATITDNSSATLASGGGVLIKQIQPRTAVQDCAANSYIDSDAPTAPTTFMKGDRICFQIELDYSATNPTRNSIVSDILPLDLAYEAGSFVVGPGNTLPAGQINFTSGTDEVTWQLGADQPDGSKVVAPGSVFVARFSAIVTAAAPGTALLATHNDVKARANNTAGDAGARRASAYFNIAPAAAVGITKGVASVNGAAAGAGGPNVDHVLVREGDQVVFRVDVTNNSPTSEPGGGAIQSVNAWDVLPAGITCTQISAITDGGVCTNPGAAGQPTFADSATRSAIVWKRPATEILAPGTSATYNYTMTVPTGIGADQDLVNTAYLRSYDAVTNVPGSTSTYYPQSNIDTSVPVPAQEAPPASDPSDVYLAPVVETKSVVSAVNEAGNIGAEAAPGGASTQATIGELVTFTIDSDVPARSTVYNGVISDALPAGLALVSATAAYSPDAANVPANQALPGGVAFDAATATLTLPATYGNTTDTAQRFAITLVARVTNDPGNTAGVTRTNTSTFSSAAPPGGSDPADVKASANVVIVEPTPNITKSANPANVIGGQTVTYTLTASNGGSGSVLHDGWVVDCLPVGVTFVAYGTVGQGTTVPATTGDGTNCASGTTQIEWNVGDLAPGASTQLTYTGTVTADATGLQKFTNTATITANSLAGARPTPANPGDPNGRPYSKSTTSTITVLGADVVKTVTPTVATIGQTVTYTVTAVASPNISYFNATLLDTLPPGIDGSSVQLQTFQCASSDGTPCNISSATPLTSVPQSNGSTKIGFYLGDVIGAPRVRAVTLTYTAKVADVAAAKAGASLQNTAGIAWNNTAKAPPTDAGATFDQQPHVASAPVTVIEPSMAISKTVSDTTVEPRQSVDYSVTARNATGTFVSDAYNVKVVDTIPAGVVVTPATISGGGVLSGTTAGAGGNITWTVPGPLAPGASTAFTYSAVLAPSATLTTAAQVNSATVTSYASLPTGGRVYPATTPATASITPTFPHVVATKTTPGGTLAYLGEPFNWQVTITNNGGGTAYHVTAADLLPPNWTYDNDSARVSVNGGAATPVEPALSGDPQTLTWSDLGTLAPGGSLTINYAAIPGDDVVTNPGIGLSVNDVNQATPGAQDATGATGNKSGSYGGPSVNAVAHIASADVTMTKTAGPNPVAGQSGSWTLVVKNVGPDTAVGPFTVTDPFDSPPPAGVSAVTATGTGWTCSATPPAGCVRTDPSETLAVGASFPPITVGYHVAASVADGTEFTNSATVTNRTYDPQLVNNTDVATTTVTASADLAISKTLSGSGIVPGTPATYNIAVTNLGPSQSAGPFVITDTLPAGSTFVSATGIGWNCDPITPGTVGATLTCTHPTSLPVGISTRGISVTVGIPANQTAAVTNTARISSTTTTDPNPANDTATVTTPVSPLDDLTIQKSHNGTFVDGTDQSYTLTVANFGPSDAADATITDLLPAGLTFLPSGNADWTCSAAGQRVTCLHSAPLAAHATSSVTLNVHVYAAAVLPIINLATVSGTTPDSNPTNNADDDNTDITREADLAIDKHHTGSATAGAPFSYLLTVTNNGPSTIPGTVTVSDPIPSGMTYDSANPATGAGWVCSYGAVTKVVTCTLAAGLAAGATAPDITVNVIVDHANGSGTIVNTASVRSDTDDTDLSNNSDDDPTTIVVDTNVSLTKTLDTPTPVLAGTDVTFTLQASNAGPSDARVVVVTDVLPDHLSYVSATGAGWACLARGQNVICTRAVLAANPPGPVVAPITLVAQVDPSTPFDPPGSTTVLVNTATVNTVSPGTIVNPPPVPVPVVAQANLALTKTPSTASPVAGTTFRWTFSAKNNGPSDAAGPLTITDTLPAYESYVANLSGWTCTPGPAPATPTDRQDVTCTLASGLAVGATAPSLVLLVRLDASSPAGTVQNVADVSSPTPDANGAPSHATGTGTIDVHRVAGLTIDKSHSGKGVVGEPMDFLIQVHNNGPSDADEIVVTDPLPAGLTYVSGVGTGWTCIGPRNNVVCTLAGILPSGADAPPLTITTTVGAAAYQQTTNIATVSSIDRDVPGSARDDDTLIVEPDADLGLTKRHTNDFVSGSTGTYQLVVSNNGPTAEPGPIVLTDPLPAGLTYVSATGAGWVCSVAGSKVTCKHAGPLAVGATSTILLTVRIGDAAIPSVLNTATVSGPGSPDASADDRAPVSGAAVDAASTGDSGGSLAATGDPVLAQLLLALMLLGLGTLAVWSSRRRTS